The genomic stretch CACGCTGCATCAACTGCGCTGCCAGAGCGCGCAGTTGTTCAGGGGTCAGGTGATTGAGATCAGGGAGCGAAGTCATGCCGCCGATTTTGCCAGAACAGGTCAAAACCAACGATAGGCTGATCGGACAATTGCACAGCCAGATGGGGCATGGCAGAAGTTATACGATGGAAATCGCGTTGCCTGGCCCGACCCTTTGCCAAGGCAAACCTAGCACCAGAGCATGCAGTTGCTCGGAGCCCAATTCTATCTGCGAACCGTGCCGGGAACCCGGCCAGAAGAACTTGCCCTGATGCAGCCTGCGCGCCGCCAGCCAGATGCCCAGCCCGTCGTGCACCAGCACTTTCATGCGATTGGCACGGCGGTTGGCAAACAGATAAGCACAGTGCGGCTGCGCCGCACCGAACACTGCTACCACCCGAGCCATCGCAGTGTCGGTGCCGGCGCGCATGTCCATGGGCTCGGTGGCGAGCCAGATGGTGTC from Pseudomonas fluorescens encodes the following:
- the tnpB gene encoding IS66 family insertion sequence element accessory protein TnpB (TnpB, as the term is used for proteins encoded by IS66 family insertion elements, is considered an accessory protein, since TnpC, encoded by a neighboring gene, is a DDE family transposase.) is translated as MIRIDTIWLATEPMDMRAGTDTAMARVVAVFGAAQPHCAYLFANRRANRMKVLVHDGLGIWLAARRLHQGKFFWPGSRHGSQIELGSEQLHALVLGLPWQRVGPGNAISIV